From the genome of Gemmatimonas phototrophica, one region includes:
- a CDS encoding aromatic ring-hydroxylating oxygenase subunit alpha, with translation MSLVFPFDPNIARAETVPARLYNDPVYLELEMERVFARTWQLVGRVDQVAEHGQYFTANVGPNSVVILRDGEQLRGYYNVCLHRAGPVATGCGKRNTLQCRYHGWTYSLDGSLRTTPGMQGVERFRPEDMRLVPVAVTTWGPLVFVNLDGKAPPLTDVMEDIPTRVAPFQCEQMQYVTTRSWDIACNWKVYVDNYLEGYHVPVVHPGLHKELDMDAYRVEPHRYFSVQHAPLRPVHGGNSNRLYDPSKTATPEAVYVWMFPNTMLNVYLGQMQTNVVIPLGHDRCRVVFDWYAINPPANAAIDPEWVKLMAFSAEVQDEDIEICEVVQRNLRSRIYDRGRYSAAHENGVHHFHSLLHEFLV, from the coding sequence ATGTCACTCGTCTTCCCATTTGACCCGAATATCGCTCGCGCCGAGACGGTCCCCGCGCGCCTGTACAACGATCCCGTCTATCTCGAACTGGAGATGGAACGGGTCTTCGCTCGCACGTGGCAATTGGTTGGGCGCGTAGATCAGGTAGCCGAGCACGGTCAGTATTTTACGGCCAACGTTGGGCCGAACAGTGTGGTCATTCTGCGCGATGGCGAGCAGTTGCGTGGCTACTACAACGTCTGCCTGCATCGCGCCGGGCCGGTCGCAACCGGATGCGGCAAGCGGAACACGCTGCAGTGCCGGTACCATGGCTGGACGTATTCCCTGGACGGGTCGCTGCGTACCACACCCGGAATGCAGGGGGTGGAGCGGTTCCGTCCTGAGGATATGCGACTGGTGCCTGTAGCCGTGACTACGTGGGGGCCACTTGTCTTCGTGAATCTCGACGGCAAGGCCCCACCGCTCACCGACGTGATGGAAGACATTCCCACCAGGGTGGCCCCGTTCCAGTGTGAGCAGATGCAGTATGTCACGACACGCTCCTGGGATATTGCGTGCAACTGGAAGGTGTACGTGGACAACTACCTCGAAGGGTACCATGTCCCCGTCGTGCATCCGGGATTGCACAAGGAGCTCGACATGGACGCCTATCGCGTGGAGCCGCACCGGTACTTCTCGGTGCAGCACGCACCGCTACGTCCGGTGCACGGCGGCAACAGCAACCGGCTCTATGACCCGTCCAAGACCGCCACGCCAGAGGCGGTGTACGTCTGGATGTTTCCCAACACCATGCTGAACGTGTACCTCGGGCAGATGCAGACCAACGTGGTCATCCCGCTGGGACACGATCGCTGCCGCGTGGTGTTCGATTGGTATGCCATCAACCCGCCGGCCAACGCGGCCATCGATCCGGAGTGGGTGAAGCTGATGGCGTTCAGTGCCGAGGTGCAGGACGAAGACATTGAGATCTGTGAAGTGGTACAGCGTAATCTCCGATCCCGCATTTACGATCGGGGGCGCTACTCGGCGGCCCATGAAAACGGGGTGCATCACTTTCACTCGCTCCTGCACGAGTTCCTCGTCTGA